The window CTGCTCTTCTCCAACCGGCCCGAGTTCGCGAGCCGCTCCGTGGCCGCGGGGGCGGCCGGGATCATCGTGGACTGGGAGCACCTGGGGAAGGCCACGCGCCAGCTCGACCGCGACACGGAGATCAACCGCCACACCGCGGCGGACCTCCGCCGGATCCGGGCATGCACCGACGCCCCGGTGATCTGCCGCGTCAACGGCGACCATGCGCGGCGGGAGGAGGAGGTAGAGGAGGCGGTGGCCGGAGGCGCGGACGAGATCCTGCTGCCCATGGTGCGAGCGGAGGCGGAGGTGGAGGAAGTGCTCGGCCAGGTGGCGGGGCGCTGCCGGGTGGGGATTCTCGTGGAGACCGTGGACGCGGTCGAGCGGGCGCCGCGGCTCGCGCGGCTGCCGCTCTCCCGCGTGTACGTGGGGCTGAACGACCTGCACATCGAGCGGGGCACCCCCAGCATCTTCACCTCGCTCGCGGACGGAACGGTGGAGCGCGTGCTCCGCTGCTTCCGGGTGCCTTACGGCTTCGGCGGCCTCACCCTGCCGGACCGGGGGAACCCGATCCCCTCCCGCCTCCTGATGGGGGAGATGATCCGGCTCGGCTGCCGGTTCAGCTTCCTGCGGCGCTCCTTCCATGCCGACGTCGCGGATCCCGCCACGGGGATCCCGCGCATCCAGGCAGCCCTCACGGCGATGCGGAGCCGGGATCCCGAAGCGGTGGCCCGCGACCGGGAGCTGCTGCTGGGGGCGGTTGGTGCACTGGACGCGCCCGCTCGCCGGCTGGCATGAGGGTGCTGCTGATGTACCCGCCGTCGCCGGCGCACCGCGCGGCGCTGGAGGAGGCGGCTCCCGGGGTGGAGATCCGCGTCGCGTCCTCCGCCGAGGACGCGGCGCGCCACATCGCCGGCGCGGATGCGGTGCTTGGCAACCGCTACTTCCTCCAGTCGCTCCCCCGCGCGCGCCGCCTGCGCTGGATGCAGTCCAACTCCATGGGAATGGATCTGGTGCTCTCCGCGGGCGAGCTGCTGGACGGGGTGGCCGTGACCAGCGTCCGCGGCGTCTACGACGACGAGGTGGCGGAGCACGCGCTGGCGCTCGCGCTGGCCCTCCTGCGCGATCTGCACCGCCTTCGCGACGATCAGCGCGAGCGGAGGTGGACGCGCCGCCCACTGGCCCGGCTCTCGGAGAGCCGGGCGCTCGTGCTGGGGTGGGGTGGGGTGGGGGTCGGGATCGCGCGCCGGCTGGCCGCCCTGGGCGTCCGGGTGGAGGGGGTGCGACGGAGCCATCGCGGCGCGGCCGCGGGGGACTCCACGGGCTTCCCGGTCTGGGGCCCCGACCGCTGGCGCGACCGGCTGCCCCACGCGGAGCTCCTCTTCCTGGCGCTCCCCCTCACGCCGGACACCCGCTGCCTGGTGGGGCGCGCGGAGCTGGCGGCGCTCCCGCATCATGCGCGGGTGATCAACGTGGGGCGCGGTGGGACCATCGACCAGGCGGCGCTCCTGGAGGCGCTGGCGGCGGGCCGGCTCGGCGGCGCCGCCCTGGACGTGCTGGAAGAGGAGCCGCCCTCACCGGACTTCGCGGGGTGGGCGGAGCCACGGCTGATCGTGACGCCCCACGTGGCGCGCAGCATGGAGCTTCCCCCACACCGCTGGGAGCCTCTCTTCGTGGAGAACCTCCGGCGGTTCGCGGCGGGCGAGCCCCTGTGCAACGTGGTGAGCCGCGAATTGGGCTACTGAGCCATGCGTCCACAGGTGAGCATCGTCATACCGGTATACCGCAACGCGGACACCCTGGCCGAGCTCTACCGGCAGCTGGCGCGCGCGGTGGGGGAGCGCTGGAGCCTGGAGATCGTCTTCGTGGACGACGCCTGCCCGGCCGGGTCGCTGGAAGTGCTGCGCC of the Longimicrobium sp. genome contains:
- a CDS encoding aldolase/citrate lyase family protein yields the protein MRDFGLLLFSNRPEFASRSVAAGAAGIIVDWEHLGKATRQLDRDTEINRHTAADLRRIRACTDAPVICRVNGDHARREEEVEEAVAGGADEILLPMVRAEAEVEEVLGQVAGRCRVGILVETVDAVERAPRLARLPLSRVYVGLNDLHIERGTPSIFTSLADGTVERVLRCFRVPYGFGGLTLPDRGNPIPSRLLMGEMIRLGCRFSFLRRSFHADVADPATGIPRIQAALTAMRSRDPEAVARDRELLLGAVGALDAPARRLA
- a CDS encoding NAD(P)-dependent oxidoreductase, with product MRVLLMYPPSPAHRAALEEAAPGVEIRVASSAEDAARHIAGADAVLGNRYFLQSLPRARRLRWMQSNSMGMDLVLSAGELLDGVAVTSVRGVYDDEVAEHALALALALLRDLHRLRDDQRERRWTRRPLARLSESRALVLGWGGVGVGIARRLAALGVRVEGVRRSHRGAAAGDSTGFPVWGPDRWRDRLPHAELLFLALPLTPDTRCLVGRAELAALPHHARVINVGRGGTIDQAALLEALAAGRLGGAALDVLEEEPPSPDFAGWAEPRLIVTPHVARSMELPPHRWEPLFVENLRRFAAGEPLCNVVSRELGY